A DNA window from Nitrospira sp. contains the following coding sequences:
- a CDS encoding GHKL domain-containing protein (MaGe:77309786), protein MNSSAPRLSGKDQAGRTAHRPSPASREKDPVNPMLTTTTHPTNMTPTKVAILGAGRGGTALLNLLHQIQAIEIVGIADCNPEASGLQRARDLRVPVVTHVAELIQNHAVQLILDVTGDPDVEAMLRRHARPETDALSGSASRMLWELVQHESTLQAELLQAEKLAGIGSFAAGIAHDINNPLQLILGLAENLEDETDLETVHAQAADIITAVKRTTAICRDLTSYARRSASHNHSLIHLNTRLDEALKIARYAVGLHDIDIVKHYAPDAAAAGHPDELLHVFVNLITNAVQAMSDGGTLTLRTAIGSDRVTIQVSDTGCGIPSDLFNAIFEPFFTTKPPGKGTGLGLYNIKHVIHQMHGTIAVASDVGIGSTFTVTLPRTAQT, encoded by the coding sequence ATGAACTCATCGGCGCCGCGGCTATCCGGGAAGGATCAGGCGGGGAGGACCGCGCATCGGCCCTCCCCGGCCTCACGAGAGAAGGATCCCGTCAACCCTATGCTGACGACCACCACGCATCCCACAAACATGACACCCACCAAAGTGGCTATTCTTGGAGCCGGTCGAGGAGGCACCGCGCTCCTCAACTTACTCCACCAAATTCAGGCCATCGAGATTGTCGGCATCGCCGACTGCAACCCCGAAGCCTCCGGCCTGCAACGGGCCCGCGACCTGCGCGTGCCGGTCGTGACTCACGTCGCTGAGCTCATCCAAAACCACGCGGTGCAGCTGATTCTCGACGTGACCGGCGATCCCGACGTAGAGGCGATGCTCCGCCGCCACGCCCGGCCTGAAACGGATGCACTCAGCGGCTCCGCGTCCCGCATGCTCTGGGAACTGGTTCAACATGAATCGACGCTGCAAGCCGAACTGCTTCAAGCCGAAAAACTCGCGGGCATCGGGTCCTTCGCCGCCGGCATCGCCCACGACATCAATAACCCGCTGCAGCTGATTCTCGGACTCGCAGAAAATTTGGAGGACGAGACCGACCTGGAGACCGTTCATGCGCAAGCCGCCGACATCATTACCGCCGTCAAGCGCACCACGGCCATTTGCAGAGATCTGACGTCCTATGCCCGGCGCTCGGCCTCTCATAACCATAGCCTGATTCATCTCAATACCAGGCTCGACGAAGCGCTCAAGATCGCCCGGTATGCCGTCGGGCTCCACGATATCGACATCGTCAAGCACTATGCGCCCGACGCCGCCGCCGCAGGACATCCGGACGAACTCCTCCATGTCTTTGTCAACCTCATCACCAACGCCGTCCAGGCCATGAGCGACGGCGGCACGTTGACGCTGCGCACGGCCATCGGATCGGACCGCGTCACCATACAAGTCTCCGATACCGGCTGCGGCATTCCCTCCGATCTCTTCAACGCGATTTTCGAACCATTTTTTACCACCAAGCCACCGGGGAAAGGCACCGGATTAGGCCTGTATAACATCAAGCACGTCATCCACCAGATGCACGGCACCATTGCCGTGGCCAGCGACGTCGGCATCGGCAGCACCTTTACCGTCACCTTGCCGCGAACAGCACAGACATGA